A window from Enterocloster bolteae encodes these proteins:
- a CDS encoding IclR family transcriptional regulator encodes MIQSLDRAMTILSILEQKNTASVTEIAEELGVNKSTVSRLMETLKKHDMVQADPATKKYGLGFKILYLGEGVKRNINIITIARPFLTKLYDELDESVHLCAFNNDAAYVVDQVQSNKVYNLSATVGMAEPLHSSSVGKCILAFRAPFAAVRLLKDYPLTAYTPKTITDMDILMEQLAIIRSQGYAVDDEEIALGVRCIAAPIYDYRGEVNYSLGVSGTTNNIKPAAMDRYLSALLSASSQISSALGYKCGRQRPEVQPPVPYGDSGREE; translated from the coding sequence ATGATACAATCTCTTGATCGAGCAATGACAATTCTGTCAATTCTTGAACAGAAAAACACGGCAAGCGTTACAGAAATTGCGGAAGAATTAGGTGTAAATAAAAGCACTGTCTCCCGGTTAATGGAGACTCTGAAAAAACATGATATGGTGCAGGCAGATCCTGCAACAAAAAAGTATGGCCTGGGCTTTAAAATCTTATATTTGGGAGAAGGCGTAAAACGTAATATTAATATCATAACAATTGCCCGTCCCTTTTTGACAAAGCTTTATGATGAACTGGATGAAAGTGTACATTTATGTGCCTTCAATAACGATGCAGCCTATGTAGTAGATCAAGTCCAGTCAAATAAGGTATATAACCTGTCCGCTACTGTCGGCATGGCGGAGCCGCTGCATAGTTCCTCTGTCGGAAAATGCATCCTTGCTTTCCGCGCCCCTTTCGCTGCTGTGCGTTTGTTAAAGGACTACCCCCTGACAGCTTATACTCCGAAAACAATTACAGACATGGACATTCTGATGGAACAGCTGGCAATCATACGCAGCCAGGGCTATGCAGTGGACGACGAAGAGATAGCTTTAGGCGTCAGATGTATCGCCGCCCCTATTTATGATTATCGCGGCGAAGTAAATTACAGTCTGGGCGTCTCAGGAACAACCAACAATATAAAACCAGCTGCCATGGACCGGTATCTCTCAGCACTGCTGTCTGCCAGCAGCCAAATCAGTTCTGCGCTGGGTTATAAATGCGGCAGACAACGCCCGGAAGTTCAACCACCCGTTCCGTATGGAGATAGCGGCCGGGAAGAATAA
- a CDS encoding response regulator transcription factor has translation MSKILIVEDEESIAELEKDYLELSGFEVEIENDGSSGLDKALKEDYDLLILDLMLPGTDGFEICKRVREVKNTPIIMVSAKKEDIDKIRGLGLGADDYITKPFSPSEMVARVKAHMARYERLIGSGQPANELIEIRGLKIDKTARRVWVNGEEKTFTTKEFDLLTFLAQNPNHVFTKEELFSKIWDMESIGDIATVTVHIKKIREKIEFNTAKPQYIETIWGVGYRFKV, from the coding sequence ATGAGCAAGATTCTAATCGTGGAAGATGAGGAGAGCATAGCAGAGTTAGAGAAGGATTATCTGGAGCTGTCCGGCTTTGAGGTAGAGATTGAAAATGACGGAAGTTCCGGTCTGGATAAGGCGCTGAAGGAAGACTATGATCTTTTGATTCTGGATCTGATGCTGCCCGGTACAGATGGATTTGAGATATGTAAGAGAGTACGGGAAGTAAAGAACACGCCCATCATTATGGTTTCGGCCAAAAAAGAGGATATTGACAAAATCCGCGGTCTGGGACTGGGAGCAGACGATTATATCACCAAGCCATTCAGCCCAAGCGAGATGGTGGCCAGGGTGAAGGCGCACATGGCCAGGTATGAGCGCCTTATTGGCAGCGGGCAGCCGGCCAATGAGCTGATTGAAATCCGCGGCCTGAAAATAGATAAGACAGCCCGGCGCGTGTGGGTCAACGGGGAGGAGAAAACCTTTACCACAAAGGAATTTGACCTTCTGACCTTCCTTGCCCAGAACCCGAACCATGTGTTTACCAAAGAGGAGCTGTTCAGCAAGATATGGGATATGGAGTCCATTGGGGACATTGCCACTGTAACGGTGCATATTAAGAAGATTCGCGAGAAGATAGAGTTTAACACGGCCAAACCGCAGTATATTGAGACGATATGGGGGGTTGGGTACCGGTTTAAGGTGTGA
- a CDS encoding CDP-alcohol phosphatidyltransferase family protein, whose translation MGLYFMIGFYSYTVVLTYLGLASAAMGMILTFQGFAKYALFCLAFSGLCDMFDGKVARLKKDRTEDEKRFGIQIDSLCDVVCFGAFPMILCYSIGMRGPAGISILVFYLIAGVIRLAFFNVMEEKRQDETDEARKYYQGLPITSIAIILPLFCTLRPLLGHRFLSELHICILTVGLLFIINFPLRKPGWKMLTLLVAIVSCALIKIYFF comes from the coding sequence TTGGGGTTGTATTTTATGATAGGATTTTACAGCTACACGGTTGTATTGACATATTTGGGACTGGCTTCCGCAGCCATGGGCATGATTCTCACCTTCCAGGGGTTTGCAAAATACGCTTTGTTCTGTCTTGCGTTCTCCGGCCTGTGCGACATGTTTGACGGCAAGGTGGCCCGTCTGAAAAAAGACCGCACGGAAGATGAAAAGCGCTTCGGAATCCAGATTGATTCTCTCTGTGATGTGGTCTGTTTCGGGGCTTTTCCCATGATACTGTGCTATTCCATCGGTATGCGGGGACCGGCAGGCATCTCCATACTGGTATTCTATCTGATTGCAGGTGTCATCCGCCTGGCATTTTTTAATGTCATGGAAGAAAAACGGCAGGATGAGACAGATGAAGCCCGCAAGTACTACCAGGGACTTCCCATCACCTCCATAGCCATTATTCTGCCTCTGTTCTGCACCCTGCGCCCTCTGCTGGGCCACAGATTCCTGTCAGAGCTTCACATCTGCATCCTCACCGTGGGTCTGCTGTTCATCATTAATTTCCCGCTGCGCAAACCCGGCTGGAAAATGCTGACCCTTCTGGTCGCCATTGTATCCTGTGCACTGATTAAGATATATTTCTTCTGA
- a CDS encoding sensor histidine kinase, with translation MKLRTRLAVAFLTITIVPMLLFYLLVLALSNYQTRSFTKEYGLTEQVDLFSGNSMQIFNRITKRSQEDIRNTLDNDPGLYNDLSYLDKVNAELKSHYAYLIVRKGDTILYCGDSNKAAGEAICAQLPRFDMMKGDLQGGIYLDGESQHLIKQMDFTFPDGQEGSAFIISNVDDLIPEVKSMIREMLILGVTILVFAGIVLTYWVYRSILSPLNKLQEATKKIRDGNLEFTLDVDADDEIGQLCQDFEEMRIRLKENAEDKIQYDKDNKELISNISHDLKTPITAIKGYVEGILDGVASSPEKLDKYIRTIYNKSNDMDRLIDELTFYSKIDTNKIPYTFSKINVAQYFRDCVEEVGLDMEARGIELGYFNYVDEDVVIIADAEQMKRVINNIISNSVKYLDKKKGIINIRIKDVGDFIQVEIEDNGKGIAAKDLPNIFDRFYRTDSSRNSAQGGSGIGLSIVRKIVEDHGGRIWATSKEGIGTEIHFVLRKYQEVLQDEQDSNRGR, from the coding sequence ATGAAACTGAGGACCCGTCTTGCGGTGGCGTTTTTAACCATAACCATTGTTCCCATGCTGCTGTTTTATCTGCTGGTTCTTGCACTCAGCAATTATCAGACCAGGTCCTTCACCAAGGAGTACGGACTTACGGAGCAGGTGGATCTGTTCTCAGGCAATTCCATGCAGATATTTAACCGTATTACCAAGCGCTCCCAGGAGGACATCAGGAATACACTGGACAACGATCCGGGGCTCTACAACGATTTATCATATCTGGATAAGGTCAACGCTGAACTGAAAAGCCATTATGCATATCTGATTGTGCGAAAAGGCGATACCATTCTGTACTGCGGTGACAGCAATAAAGCCGCAGGGGAGGCCATATGCGCCCAGCTGCCCAGGTTTGATATGATGAAGGGAGACTTACAGGGCGGCATTTATCTGGACGGCGAGAGCCAGCACCTGATCAAGCAGATGGATTTCACCTTTCCGGACGGCCAGGAAGGAAGCGCTTTTATTATTTCCAATGTGGATGACCTGATACCGGAAGTAAAATCCATGATAAGGGAGATGCTGATACTGGGTGTCACTATTCTGGTGTTTGCGGGCATTGTGCTGACATACTGGGTATACCGTTCCATTCTCAGTCCGCTGAACAAGCTTCAGGAGGCCACGAAGAAGATTCGCGACGGAAACCTGGAATTCACACTGGATGTGGACGCGGATGATGAGATAGGCCAGCTGTGCCAGGATTTTGAGGAAATGCGTATCCGGCTTAAGGAGAACGCGGAGGACAAGATACAGTATGACAAGGATAATAAGGAACTGATCAGCAATATTTCCCACGATTTGAAAACACCGATTACGGCTATCAAGGGATACGTGGAAGGCATACTGGACGGTGTGGCGTCTTCGCCGGAAAAGCTGGACAAATACATCCGTACCATATACAATAAGTCTAATGATATGGACAGGCTGATTGACGAGCTGACCTTTTATTCCAAAATTGATACAAATAAGATTCCCTATACCTTCAGCAAGATCAACGTGGCCCAGTATTTCCGGGACTGCGTGGAGGAGGTTGGCCTGGATATGGAAGCCAGGGGGATTGAGCTGGGATATTTCAATTATGTGGATGAAGACGTGGTCATCATTGCCGATGCAGAGCAGATGAAGCGTGTCATCAATAATATCATCAGTAATTCCGTAAAATATCTGGATAAGAAAAAGGGCATTATCAATATTAGGATAAAGGACGTAGGCGATTTTATCCAGGTTGAAATAGAAGATAATGGAAAAGGCATAGCAGCAAAGGACCTGCCCAATATTTTTGACCGGTTCTACCGCACGGATTCCTCCCGCAATTCAGCCCAGGGAGGAAGCGGTATAGGTTTATCCATCGTGCGCAAGATTGTGGAGGACCACGGGGGACGTATATGGGCCACCAGCAAGGAAGGAATCGGAACAGAGATACATTTTGTTCTAAGAAAATATCAGGAGGTTTTACAGGATGAGCAAGATTCTAATCGTGGAAGATGA
- a CDS encoding zinc-dependent alcohol dehydrogenase, whose product MNYEIPETMKAWVLGDPGVLTLEEKPVPRPKKSEVLVKIDAVAICATDLEIIENGPPAMIQGGLPFNKGFTPGHEYMGTVVKLGDGVDEYKVGDRVAVEIHAGCSSCERCREGMYTSCLNYGKNYEGNDKGHRANGFTTDGGFAEYAINNVNTLCHVGDNVTDEEATLIVTAGTAMYGLDTLGGLIAGQSVVVTGPGPIGLMAVAVAKALGANPVILTGTRDNRLELGKKLGADYTVNVRNQDVVKAVKEITNGEGVHYVMECSGAPNAVNEAANMVKRGGRICLAAFPSKPVEVDVAALVRNNISLFGIRGEGRSAVHRAASLISEKRFDASLIHTHTFGFGDLLTALKYSKERIDDAIKVVVKIPG is encoded by the coding sequence ATGAATTATGAAATTCCAGAAACAATGAAAGCATGGGTCTTGGGAGATCCTGGAGTACTTACGTTGGAAGAGAAACCGGTTCCGCGGCCTAAAAAGTCAGAGGTACTTGTAAAAATTGATGCGGTGGCTATTTGCGCCACTGATTTGGAAATCATTGAAAACGGACCACCCGCTATGATTCAAGGCGGTCTGCCTTTTAATAAGGGCTTTACGCCCGGACATGAGTATATGGGAACCGTTGTTAAGCTGGGAGATGGTGTTGATGAGTATAAAGTTGGCGACAGAGTGGCAGTGGAAATCCATGCCGGCTGTTCCAGCTGTGAGCGCTGCCGCGAGGGCATGTATACTTCGTGCCTGAATTATGGCAAAAACTACGAAGGCAACGATAAAGGCCACAGAGCCAATGGTTTTACAACGGACGGAGGCTTTGCGGAATACGCTATCAACAATGTAAATACGTTGTGCCATGTGGGCGACAATGTTACTGATGAAGAGGCAACCCTGATTGTGACGGCCGGAACTGCAATGTATGGTTTAGATACCCTTGGCGGTTTGATTGCAGGTCAGTCGGTGGTTGTAACCGGACCAGGCCCCATTGGTCTGATGGCGGTTGCGGTCGCTAAGGCTTTGGGCGCCAATCCGGTAATTTTGACCGGTACAAGAGATAACAGACTTGAGCTTGGTAAAAAACTGGGGGCAGATTACACTGTAAATGTCAGAAACCAGGATGTTGTCAAGGCGGTTAAAGAAATTACAAATGGTGAAGGTGTTCACTATGTAATGGAATGCTCCGGCGCCCCAAATGCTGTCAATGAAGCAGCCAATATGGTCAAAAGGGGCGGAAGAATCTGTCTGGCCGCTTTTCCGTCAAAGCCTGTTGAGGTTGATGTGGCAGCTTTGGTCCGCAATAACATTTCTCTCTTTGGCATCAGAGGCGAAGGCAGAAGCGCTGTTCACAGAGCGGCTTCCCTGATTAGCGAAAAGCGCTTTGACGCCTCCTTGATTCATACTCATACATTTGGCTTTGGGGATCTGCTTACAGCCCTGAAATATTCAAAAGAAAGAATAGACGACGCAATCAAAGTAGTTGTGAAGATTCCGGGCTAG
- a CDS encoding phosphatidylserine decarboxylase, with protein MQYADRTGRSLGGSTLQDRFLENLYASFLGRMLIKPLVHPAFSKICGVFLDSPLSAPIIPGFMKSAGICAEDCETPAGGRYRSFNAFFTRRMLPEARPFDARDHILCSPCDGFASVYPIHNNMRITIKHTQYTLEQLLRDSGLAARYAGGTALLLRLTVSDYHRYAYVDRGRRSSYRRIPGVLHTVNPAAASRRPVYKENSREYSLLRTGSFGTVLMMEIGALMVGKIVNHHKAYTSIDVFRGQEKGYFAFGGSSILLLFQPGTVAIDRDIMRNTALDVETRVRMGEAIGQAMTANEMNPNEMNPNEMNSIK; from the coding sequence ATGCAATATGCAGACAGAACCGGCCGTTCCCTGGGCGGCAGCACCCTCCAGGACCGTTTCCTGGAGAATCTATATGCCAGCTTTCTGGGACGTATGCTCATAAAACCGCTGGTCCATCCGGCTTTTTCCAAAATCTGCGGCGTTTTTCTGGACTCGCCACTGTCAGCGCCCATCATTCCCGGCTTTATGAAGTCTGCCGGTATCTGCGCCGAGGACTGCGAAACACCGGCCGGCGGAAGGTACCGCTCATTTAATGCCTTCTTTACCCGCAGAATGCTGCCGGAGGCAAGGCCTTTCGACGCCAGGGACCATATATTGTGCAGCCCCTGCGACGGGTTTGCAAGCGTTTATCCCATCCACAATAACATGCGTATCACCATCAAGCACACCCAATATACGCTGGAGCAGCTTTTAAGGGACTCCGGCCTGGCTGCCCGCTACGCCGGCGGCACCGCCCTTCTCTTAAGGCTCACTGTATCAGATTACCACCGCTATGCCTATGTGGACCGCGGACGGCGCTCCTCTTACCGCAGGATTCCCGGCGTGCTCCACACAGTCAATCCGGCAGCCGCCAGCCGCCGTCCTGTCTACAAAGAAAACTCCAGGGAGTATTCCCTGCTGCGCACCGGTTCCTTCGGCACAGTGCTGATGATGGAGATAGGGGCTCTTATGGTGGGGAAAATTGTAAATCACCACAAAGCTTATACCAGCATTGATGTGTTCCGCGGTCAGGAAAAGGGCTACTTTGCCTTTGGCGGCTCCTCCATCCTGCTGCTCTTCCAGCCCGGCACCGTTGCCATTGACAGAGATATCATGCGCAACACTGCCCTGGATGTGGAAACCAGGGTACGGATGGGTGAAGCCATCGGCCAGGCAATGACAGCAAATGAAATGAATCCAAACGAAATGAATCCAAACGAAATGAACTCAATTAAATGA
- a CDS encoding thiamine pyrophosphate-dependent enzyme, translating into MNEMMEQRRKRAKEIKTHGTIRKAVEAGSLEQFQDISLSEAVVLGLINQGVKTFVGIFGHGMTDVGEVLRIYEEESAVKTVNVRNEVEASHVAAMLRWKYNEVPAVFTSIGPGALQAAAGSLVPLANGLGVYYLMGDETSHSEGPNMQQIPKREQELFLRLLSTFGPAYSLHTPEAVFTALKRGDAAVHGRAKRTPFYMLLPMNIQPKLMESCNLLEFTEKSEESKVISTDMSVFNAALEAILDSSRITVKVGGGAADVTAEVLEEFLELTDAVYVHGPQVPGLYPYSKKRNMSVGGSKGSICGNYAMNECDLMIAIGARGVCQWDSSGTSFRKAKKIININCDYDDLAQYNNSVRIQGDAEEVLLKIIELLKKTENKTSDPEWLKECTDKRMEWETYKQRRYDNPVLVDEKRGESILTEPAAIKKAVDFADMHGCVKIFDAGDVQANGFQIVTDEKPGQTITDTGSSYMGFAVSSMLAFALAGGKDYPVAFTGDGSFMMNPQILIDGVQHGLRGMIVLFDNRRMGAITSLQHSQYDVEYKTDDSVIVDYVQMAEAVKGVKGFYGGATAEELEKALSQAYEHDGLSLVHVPVYYGRDELSGLGSFGDWNVGNWCERVQKLKHTIGF; encoded by the coding sequence ATGAATGAAATGATGGAACAGAGAAGAAAACGTGCGAAAGAGATTAAAACACACGGCACAATTCGTAAAGCTGTGGAAGCGGGCAGCCTGGAACAATTTCAGGACATCAGCCTCAGCGAGGCAGTTGTGTTAGGGTTAATAAATCAGGGTGTGAAGACCTTTGTGGGTATTTTCGGTCATGGAATGACTGATGTCGGTGAAGTGCTGCGTATATATGAAGAAGAAAGTGCTGTTAAGACGGTTAATGTCCGGAACGAAGTAGAAGCTTCCCATGTGGCGGCAATGCTCAGATGGAAATATAATGAGGTTCCGGCGGTTTTTACTTCCATTGGACCGGGTGCCTTACAGGCCGCTGCCGGATCGCTGGTTCCGTTGGCCAATGGCCTTGGCGTCTATTATTTGATGGGTGATGAAACCAGCCACAGTGAAGGGCCTAACATGCAGCAAATCCCCAAAAGGGAGCAGGAACTGTTTCTGCGGCTCCTGTCAACATTTGGGCCTGCATATTCGCTGCATACGCCGGAAGCAGTGTTTACAGCGTTGAAAAGAGGAGATGCGGCAGTCCATGGTAGAGCAAAACGTACACCATTTTACATGCTTCTTCCCATGAATATCCAGCCCAAATTAATGGAAAGCTGCAATCTGCTTGAGTTTACTGAAAAATCAGAGGAGTCAAAAGTTATAAGCACAGATATGAGCGTTTTCAACGCCGCACTGGAGGCTATCCTCGATTCGTCCAGGATTACAGTCAAAGTTGGAGGCGGAGCAGCAGATGTCACGGCCGAAGTACTGGAGGAATTTTTAGAACTGACAGATGCTGTATATGTACACGGACCGCAGGTACCGGGCTTATATCCATATTCAAAAAAGCGCAATATGAGTGTTGGCGGTTCCAAGGGTTCAATATGCGGAAATTACGCTATGAACGAATGTGATTTAATGATTGCCATTGGAGCAAGAGGCGTTTGTCAATGGGACAGTTCAGGAACCTCGTTTCGTAAGGCTAAGAAAATTATAAATATCAATTGCGATTACGATGACCTGGCCCAATATAATAATTCTGTGCGCATACAGGGTGATGCAGAAGAAGTACTCTTAAAAATAATTGAGCTGCTGAAAAAAACTGAAAATAAAACATCTGACCCTGAGTGGCTGAAAGAATGTACGGATAAGAGAATGGAGTGGGAGACCTATAAGCAGCGAAGATATGACAATCCTGTCTTGGTGGATGAAAAGAGGGGAGAGTCCATTCTGACAGAGCCAGCAGCCATCAAAAAGGCAGTGGACTTTGCGGATATGCATGGCTGCGTAAAAATATTTGACGCGGGGGATGTTCAGGCAAACGGGTTCCAGATTGTAACAGATGAAAAACCGGGACAAACAATAACAGACACAGGCTCATCCTATATGGGATTTGCAGTATCCTCCATGCTTGCTTTTGCACTGGCAGGAGGAAAAGATTACCCTGTGGCCTTTACCGGTGACGGAAGCTTTATGATGAATCCCCAGATATTAATTGACGGGGTTCAGCATGGACTCAGAGGCATGATTGTTTTGTTTGATAACCGGCGTATGGGGGCTATTACCAGTCTGCAGCACTCTCAATATGACGTAGAGTATAAGACCGATGATTCAGTTATAGTAGATTACGTTCAAATGGCAGAAGCAGTCAAAGGGGTGAAGGGATTCTATGGCGGAGCTACGGCCGAGGAACTTGAAAAAGCATTAAGCCAGGCATATGAGCATGATGGTCTGTCCCTGGTGCATGTCCCCGTATATTACGGCAGAGACGAGCTGTCCGGCCTTGGTTCTTTTGGGGACTGGAATGTTGGAAATTGGTGTGAAAGGGTCCAGAAACTGAAACATACGATTGGCTTTTAG
- the ppdK gene encoding pyruvate, phosphate dikinase, protein MAKWVYKFHEGSAAMRNLLGGKGCNLAEMTNLGMPIPQGFTVTTEACTEYYNCGKQISQEIQDQIFEAITWLEGINGKKFGDTEDPLLVSVRSGARASMPGMMDTILNLGLNDVAVEGFAKKTGNPRFAYDSYRRFIQMYSDVVMEVPKSYFEKIIDEMKEAKGVHFDTDLTADDLKELAAKFKAVYKEAMNGEDFPQDPTEQLMGAVKAVFRSWDNPRAIVYRRMNDIPGDWGTAVNVQTMVFGNKGETSGTGVAFTRNPSTGAKGIYGEYLINAQGEDVVAGVRTPQPISKLAEDLPECYKEFMDLAMKLENHFRDMQDMEFTIEEGKLYFLQTRNGKRTAPAAIQIACDLVDEGMITPEEAVCRIEAKSLDQLLHPTFVPEALKAGEVIGSALPASPGAAAGKVYFTADEAKDAGKGGRGERVILVRLETSPEDIEGMHAAQGILTVRGGMTSHAAVVARGMGTCCVSGCGEIKIDEEAKVFELGGHTFHEGDYISLDGSTGKIYKGDIATQEATVSGNFERIMEWADQFRTLRVRTNADTPADTLNAVKLGAEGIGLCRTEHMFFDAERIPKIRKMILSETVAQREEALNELIPFQKGDFKAMYKALEGRPMTVRYLDPPLHEFVPTDPDDIKALADDMGMTVEDVKAKCAELHEFNPMMGHRGCRLAVTYPEIAKMQTRAVMEAAIEIKEECGYDIVPEIMIPLVGEKKELKYVKDVVVEIAELVKKEKNSDIQYHIGTMIEIPRAALTADKVAEEADFFSFGTNDLTQMTFGFSRDDAGKFLDSYYKAKIYESDPFARLDQEGVGQLVKMAVEKGRSTKADLKCGICGEHGGDPSSVEFCHKIGLNYVSCSPFRVPIARLAAAQAALNNK, encoded by the coding sequence ATGGCAAAATGGGTTTATAAGTTCCACGAAGGCAGTGCGGCAATGAGAAACCTTCTTGGCGGCAAGGGCTGCAACTTAGCAGAAATGACAAACCTGGGAATGCCCATTCCACAGGGATTTACTGTTACAACAGAGGCTTGTACCGAATATTATAACTGTGGCAAGCAGATTTCACAGGAAATTCAGGACCAGATTTTTGAGGCAATTACCTGGCTGGAAGGTATCAATGGCAAGAAGTTCGGCGATACAGAGGATCCGTTACTGGTTTCCGTACGTTCCGGCGCACGGGCGTCCATGCCTGGTATGATGGATACAATCCTGAACCTGGGATTAAACGACGTTGCAGTTGAGGGATTTGCAAAGAAAACCGGCAACCCAAGATTTGCTTACGATTCCTACCGCAGATTCATCCAGATGTATTCTGACGTTGTTATGGAAGTTCCAAAGTCCTACTTCGAGAAAATCATCGACGAGATGAAAGAAGCAAAGGGCGTACATTTTGATACAGATCTGACTGCTGATGATTTGAAAGAACTGGCAGCAAAATTCAAGGCTGTTTACAAGGAAGCTATGAACGGCGAGGATTTCCCGCAGGATCCTACCGAGCAGCTGATGGGCGCTGTTAAGGCTGTGTTCCGTTCCTGGGACAACCCACGTGCCATCGTATACCGCCGTATGAACGATATCCCCGGCGACTGGGGTACTGCTGTTAATGTTCAGACCATGGTATTCGGAAATAAGGGCGAGACCTCCGGTACAGGTGTTGCGTTTACACGTAACCCATCCACCGGCGCAAAGGGAATTTACGGTGAGTACCTGATTAATGCACAGGGTGAAGACGTGGTTGCAGGTGTACGTACACCACAGCCAATCTCCAAGCTGGCAGAGGACCTTCCGGAGTGCTATAAGGAATTTATGGATCTGGCTATGAAGCTGGAGAACCATTTCCGGGATATGCAGGATATGGAGTTTACCATTGAGGAAGGCAAGCTGTACTTCTTACAGACACGTAACGGCAAGAGGACTGCTCCGGCAGCCATCCAGATTGCCTGCGATTTAGTAGATGAGGGCATGATTACACCAGAAGAGGCTGTATGCAGAATCGAGGCTAAGTCTTTAGACCAGCTGCTGCATCCAACCTTTGTACCGGAAGCACTGAAGGCCGGCGAAGTAATCGGAAGCGCGCTTCCTGCATCTCCTGGCGCTGCAGCTGGTAAGGTATACTTTACAGCTGACGAGGCTAAGGATGCCGGCAAGGGCGGCAGAGGCGAGAGAGTTATCCTGGTTCGTCTGGAGACATCCCCAGAGGATATTGAGGGTATGCACGCTGCGCAGGGTATCCTGACTGTCCGCGGCGGTATGACCAGCCATGCAGCAGTTGTTGCACGCGGCATGGGTACCTGCTGTGTATCCGGCTGCGGCGAGATTAAGATTGACGAAGAAGCTAAGGTATTTGAACTTGGCGGACATACATTCCATGAGGGAGATTACATTTCCCTGGATGGTTCTACAGGAAAGATCTACAAGGGTGACATCGCTACACAGGAAGCTACTGTAAGCGGTAACTTTGAGCGCATCATGGAGTGGGCTGACCAGTTCAGGACCCTGCGTGTACGCACCAACGCTGATACCCCTGCCGACACCCTGAACGCAGTTAAGCTGGGTGCTGAGGGCATCGGTCTCTGCCGTACAGAGCATATGTTCTTTGACGCAGAGAGAATTCCGAAGATTCGTAAGATGATTCTGTCCGAGACAGTTGCGCAGAGAGAAGAAGCATTAAACGAGCTGATTCCATTCCAGAAGGGCGACTTCAAGGCCATGTACAAGGCTCTGGAGGGAAGACCTATGACCGTTCGTTACCTGGATCCGCCTCTGCATGAGTTTGTTCCTACCGATCCGGATGACATCAAGGCACTGGCTGATGATATGGGAATGACGGTTGAGGATGTTAAAGCCAAGTGTGCAGAACTTCATGAGTTCAACCCAATGATGGGCCACCGCGGATGCCGTCTGGCTGTTACCTATCCGGAGATTGCCAAGATGCAGACAAGGGCTGTCATGGAAGCTGCAATCGAGATTAAGGAAGAGTGCGGATATGACATTGTTCCTGAGATTATGATTCCATTGGTTGGCGAGAAGAAAGAGCTTAAGTACGTTAAGGACGTAGTGGTTGAGATTGCTGAACTGGTTAAGAAGGAGAAGAACTCCGATATCCAGTACCACATCGGTACCATGATTGAGATTCCGAGGGCAGCCCTGACTGCTGACAAGGTTGCAGAAGAGGCAGACTTCTTCTCATTCGGAACCAATGACCTTACACAGATGACCTTCGGCTTCTCACGTGACGATGCCGGCAAGTTCCTGGATTCCTACTACAAGGCTAAGATTTACGAGTCTGACCCATTTGCAAGGCTGGATCAGGAAGGCGTTGGACAGCTGGTTAAGATGGCTGTTGAGAAGGGACGCTCCACAAAGGCAGACCTTAAGTGCGGTATCTGCGGCGAGCACGGCGGCGATCCTTCATCCGTAGAGTTCTGCCATAAGATTGGACTGAACTATGTATCCTGCTCACCATTCCGTGTTCCGATTGCACGTCTGGCAGCAGCACAGGCGGCGTTGAACAATAAGTAA